ACCACCACGTCGGGGCGGCCGGCGGCGAGGATCTCGAACCCCCCCGGATAGGCCGGGTTCATCAGGCTCCCCTGCCCTTCGATCACGATCGCCGCGGGGCGCTCCGCATTCCACGCCGACCAGACCGCGTGCTCGATCTCGCCCGAGACGAAGTCGTTGACCACCGAATCCATCACCAGTCCGTAGCGTGCCCCCTGCAGCCAGGCCGTCTGGCCGGTTCCCACGAGCTCCGTCGGGTACCCCGCCGCCTTGAGCGCGTCCACGAGCACCCAGGCGGTCGTGCGCTTGCCCACCGCCGAGTCGGTCCCGAGTACCGCGATCTTGAGCGCCGTGACCTGCTCGATCTTGCCGCTGAAGAAGTGCAGCGCGCTCCGCGGCGTAGGCTTGCGCACGTCGCGCAGGGTCACGTCCCGCGACGCGGCCGCGGCGGTGAGCTCGGGGTCCTCGGAGAGGAAGTCGTGCAGCCCGGCGTCCACGTTCAGCCCGAGGCGAATCGCCGCGAGCACGTCCTTGCGCGCGGCGGGATCGAGCCGCCCGCCGTCGGGAGCGAGGCCGATCACGAGGTGCGTGGCCGGGGTGTCCTGCGCCCGCGCGGCGAGGACCGCCTCCTCGACGCGGCCGTAGACCGGTATGCCTCGCGCCTTCCCGTCGAGGAACTCCGCCGCGTCCTTGCCCGCGTGCCGCGAATCGACGACCGACAGCACGCGGTAGCGCGCGGTTCGCCGCACCAGCCCGTGCGCCGTCTTGCCGTTCAAGGTGCCGAACGCGCCTTCGCAGTAGACGATCGCACAGCCGTCGAGAGGGGGATTCGCCGCCATTACTTTCTCCCGGTGAGCACCACTACGTAGCGGTCGCCCACGAGGGGCGCCTTCTTGTGCTGGTCGAGGAGCGCGACGAGCCCGGCCGTCGAGGCCGGCAGCACGCTCAGCCCCTCCTTCTCCCGCAGCATCCGTGCCGCAGCGGTCATGGCCTTGTCGCTCACGTCGCACCCCCAGCCGTGCGTCTGACGGACGGAGGCGAGCGCGAGGTCCCCGTCGATGGAATGCCAGTTGATGAGCGGCTCGTTGACCACCGTGTCGCGAATGCTCTCGGGGCGCAGGTCGCCGCAGACCGGCGCGCCCTTCATCACCGCCCGCACGATGGGGTTCTTCCCCGCCGACGAGCCGGCCACCATCTTGGGCATCCGCGAGGTCTTGCCGCGGCGATAGAGGCGCAGAAACCCTCGGTGGATCCCCGCGAGCGTGGTGCCGTTCGAGACCGAGCCGGCCACCACTGCGGGAGCGTCGCGGAGCTCGTCGTAGATCTCGTCCGCGATCTCGGCGTAGGCCTTGAGCTGGAGCGCCGTGTTCGCCCCGCCGGGGTTCGCGTCGTAGATCTCCTGCGCCTCGGCCCGCTCGCGTGAGAGCCGTACCGCGGCCTCGTAGTCCCCCGGCACGCGCACGATCTCCGCGCCGTGGGAGACCATCTCCTCCACCCGACGGGTGTGGTACGAGTCCGGTATGTAGATGATGCAGCGCAGCCCGGCCGTGGAGGCGGCGAGCGCCACCGCCACCCCGTAGTTGCCGCAGGTGGCGACGGTGATCGCGTCGTAGCCCCGCCGCATGGCGTCCATCGCCTGGGCGAAGGCGATGCGATCCTTCTGCGTCCCGGTGGGGTTGTTCCCCTCGAACTTGAGGTAGAGCTGACGCAGGCCGTAGTCGCGTTCCAGGTTTCGCGCGCGTGTGAACGAGGTGTCCCCCACCTCGGAGTCGAGGATGTTCTCGAAGGCCTCGAGGCGTACGTCGAGCGGATAGCGGCGGTCGGCCGCGACGTGCCGCTGGACCTCGAGGTCCGGGTCGATGATCGGCGCCTGGGGGCTCGCCTCTTCCACCGGGGAGTGGAGCGACGGCAGGTGCGGGGCCGAACCCGTTGCGGAATCGCCGTGCGAAGGCGACACGACCTCCCTCTGGCTAGGACCAGCCATGGACGCCTCCCACGCTCCGATAGGTCGGACGCACTGCTATGGGCCCATGGCATAGCGTGAATCGGAAGGTCCGTCCAGAACCTCGTCGCGGGGGCCGTCCCTTTCCGCCACGCGGGGCAAAATGCGGCGCAGGACCAAGGACCGCCTCGGCGGCGCTAACGATCCGCAGAGCCAGCCGAAAGCGATCGGCCGGGCCAGCGCGAGGCAAGATGCCCCGAGATCCCCCCGCACCCCGACGACGAATTTCCAGGGGCTTCCGGATGGCACGCGCCCTGCATTTCGTTCCCAACGCCGGCGCGAGATGCCGGCCACGAAGGAGAGATACCATGAAGAAGCTGCTGTCGATGTTCGTCGGCC
This sequence is a window from Deltaproteobacteria bacterium. Protein-coding genes within it:
- a CDS encoding DUF1611 domain-containing protein, whose product is MAANPPLDGCAIVYCEGAFGTLNGKTAHGLVRRTARYRVLSVVDSRHAGKDAAEFLDGKARGIPVYGRVEEAVLAARAQDTPATHLVIGLAPDGGRLDPAARKDVLAAIRLGLNVDAGLHDFLSEDPELTAAAASRDVTLRDVRKPTPRSALHFFSGKIEQVTALKIAVLGTDSAVGKRTTAWVLVDALKAAGYPTELVGTGQTAWLQGARYGLVMDSVVNDFVSGEIEHAVWSAWNAERPAAIVIEGQGSLMNPAYPGGFEILAAGRPDVVVLQHAPARKEYDGFPGYPLHPIDTQIRALELISGRPVVAVTVNHEGLPLAEVPSACAAIGKLTGRPACDVLLQGAGPLVEVLRPHLAKRAGARG
- a CDS encoding pyridoxal-phosphate dependent enzyme; translated protein: MAGPSQREVVSPSHGDSATGSAPHLPSLHSPVEEASPQAPIIDPDLEVQRHVAADRRYPLDVRLEAFENILDSEVGDTSFTRARNLERDYGLRQLYLKFEGNNPTGTQKDRIAFAQAMDAMRRGYDAITVATCGNYGVAVALAASTAGLRCIIYIPDSYHTRRVEEMVSHGAEIVRVPGDYEAAVRLSRERAEAQEIYDANPGGANTALQLKAYAEIADEIYDELRDAPAVVAGSVSNGTTLAGIHRGFLRLYRRGKTSRMPKMVAGSSAGKNPIVRAVMKGAPVCGDLRPESIRDTVVNEPLINWHSIDGDLALASVRQTHGWGCDVSDKAMTAAARMLREKEGLSVLPASTAGLVALLDQHKKAPLVGDRYVVVLTGRK